Proteins encoded together in one Nitrospirota bacterium window:
- the glgX gene encoding glycogen debranching protein GlgX yields the protein MTMQATGSSSPLGATVGGDGVNFSLFSRDARDVELLFFDRPDDPKPVRVISLDPVTNRTYHYWHLFVPGVRPGQIYGYRAQGPFDPAQGLRFDPAKVLLDPYGRGVVVPKDYSRDAARREGDNTATAMKSVVVDPSAYDWEGDALLKRPSARTIVYEMHVRGFTRHPSSGVAENRRGTYAGLIEKIPYLQQLGITAVELLPVFQFDAQDCPPGRINYWGYAPVSFFAPHPAYSSRQDPLGPVDEFRDMVKALHRAGIEVILDVVFNHTAEGDNSGPTLSFRGLDNKAYYILDEDRSRYANYTGTGNTLNANHPIVRRMIVDSLRYWVEEMHVDGFRFDLASILARGQSGAVMENPPVLWDIETDPSMAGVKFIAEAWDAAGLYQVGSFIGDSWKEWNGRFRDDARSFFRGEEGSLARFADRLVGSPEMYGHEEREPEQSVNFVTCHDGFTLNDLVSYDHKHNEANGEQNRDGADDNRSWNCGVEGPTDDPVVEKLRNRQVKNFLAVTLLSVGLPMILMGDEVRRTQRGNNNAYCHDDDINWFDWTLVAKHADVHRFVTLLNARRLLRDVEHERQRMSLSQLIRQANKAWHGVKVGQPDWGPQSRSIAFSAEVAKERLLFYLILNAYWEPLDFELPPVSNGSANPWRRWIDTGLDSPLDIVPWQTAQPIPDDSYRAEARSVVVLFAGLAGGSG from the coding sequence ATGACCATGCAGGCGACCGGTAGCTCTTCACCCCTTGGCGCAACCGTCGGCGGCGACGGCGTCAATTTCAGCCTGTTCTCGCGTGACGCAAGAGACGTGGAATTACTGTTTTTTGACCGGCCTGACGACCCCAAGCCCGTGCGCGTGATCAGTCTTGATCCCGTCACCAACCGCACATATCACTACTGGCACCTGTTCGTGCCAGGTGTACGGCCGGGGCAGATCTACGGCTATCGTGCTCAAGGTCCCTTCGATCCCGCCCAAGGGCTGCGGTTTGATCCCGCCAAAGTGCTGCTCGATCCATACGGCCGAGGCGTCGTCGTGCCGAAAGACTACAGCCGTGACGCGGCTCGTCGAGAAGGCGACAATACGGCGACGGCGATGAAGAGCGTGGTGGTGGACCCGTCGGCGTACGATTGGGAAGGCGATGCGCTGCTGAAACGGCCCTCCGCCCGGACCATCGTCTACGAGATGCACGTGCGCGGATTCACCCGCCATCCCAGTTCCGGCGTCGCTGAGAACAGACGGGGCACCTATGCCGGCCTGATCGAGAAGATACCCTATCTCCAGCAACTCGGCATCACGGCCGTCGAACTGCTGCCGGTGTTCCAGTTCGATGCCCAGGACTGTCCGCCGGGAAGAATCAATTACTGGGGCTATGCGCCGGTTTCATTCTTTGCGCCACATCCCGCCTACAGCTCGCGCCAGGATCCGCTGGGTCCGGTGGACGAATTTCGCGACATGGTCAAGGCGCTGCACCGGGCGGGCATCGAGGTCATTCTCGACGTCGTGTTCAACCACACGGCGGAAGGCGACAACAGCGGGCCGACGCTGAGCTTTCGCGGTTTGGACAATAAGGCCTACTACATCCTCGATGAGGACCGTTCGCGCTATGCCAACTACACCGGCACGGGGAACACGCTCAACGCCAACCATCCGATCGTTCGCCGCATGATCGTGGACAGTCTCCGCTATTGGGTCGAGGAGATGCACGTGGATGGATTCCGGTTCGACCTCGCGTCGATCCTTGCGCGGGGCCAGTCTGGCGCGGTGATGGAAAACCCACCGGTCCTGTGGGATATCGAAACGGACCCGTCAATGGCGGGCGTGAAGTTTATTGCCGAAGCGTGGGATGCGGCCGGGCTCTACCAGGTGGGCAGCTTCATCGGGGACAGTTGGAAAGAATGGAACGGGCGGTTCCGTGACGATGCCCGCAGCTTCTTCCGCGGTGAAGAGGGTTCTTTGGCGCGTTTTGCCGACCGCCTGGTCGGAAGCCCGGAGATGTACGGACACGAGGAGCGCGAACCGGAGCAGAGCGTCAACTTCGTGACCTGTCACGACGGGTTTACGCTCAACGATCTTGTTTCCTATGACCACAAGCACAATGAGGCGAACGGCGAACAGAACCGGGACGGAGCCGACGACAATCGAAGCTGGAACTGCGGCGTTGAGGGACCAACGGACGATCCGGTAGTGGAGAAGCTGCGGAACCGGCAGGTGAAGAACTTCCTGGCCGTCACGCTGCTTTCCGTGGGTCTGCCCATGATCCTCATGGGCGACGAAGTGCGGCGTACACAGCGCGGCAACAACAACGCCTACTGCCATGATGACGACATCAACTGGTTCGACTGGACGCTGGTCGCCAAGCACGCAGACGTGCATCGGTTCGTGACGCTGCTCAACGCGCGACGGCTCTTGCGGGACGTGGAGCACGAGCGCCAACGCATGAGTCTGAGCCAACTGATCCGGCAGGCGAATAAAGCGTGGCATGGCGTCAAAGTCGGGCAGCCGGACTGGGGCCCTCAGTCGCGCAGCATCGCGTTCAGCGCGGAGGTAGCGAAAGAACGACTCCTCTTTTACCTGATCCTGAACGCCTATTGGGAGCCCCTTGATTTCGAACTGCCTCCGGTGAGCAATGGCAGCGCGAATCCCTGGCGCCGGTGGATCGATACAGGGCTCGACTCGCCCCTGGACATTGTCCCGTGGCAAACCGCTCAGCCGATTCCCGACGACAGCTATCGGGCCGAGGCGCGTTCTGTGGTGGTACTATTCGCCGGTTTGGCAGGGGGATCAGGGTGA
- a CDS encoding transporter substrate-binding domain-containing protein, whose translation MKHVLLTILCICAVLVIPAFAQDTPSQPKQGLAQPLAFKPWTGDLDGMIKRRVIRVLVAPSRTSYWLNGARQTGVEYELLKAFEKEINEKYKTQGKHIRTFVTIIPTRHDQLISGLLEGRGDIAAGILTLTPERLEQVDFGEPFFRGVKQIVVTGPASPELASLDDLSGKEVFVRKSSSYWTHLEDLNERFAKEQKPPVILKAAPEDLQDDDLLEMVHAGLVGTIVVNRYQALLWAKVFKKLKPREDLVVHKGGDIAWMIRKDSPKLKAEIATFAKNYGQKTDFGKALVKKYTGSPRVVKPATSAGEIKKYQATVEFFRKYGAQYGMDYLLMMAQGYQESLLDQDAKSDVGAIGVMQLMPATGKEMNTGDISQVEPNIHAGVKYISMMRDEFFGNEPMDPRNKTLFSFAAYNAGPGRVQKLRKEAEKQGLDPNVWFNNVEVIAAKRIGEETVTYVANIYKYYVAYTLVEQQRAAGEKARSELQQDVPKQ comes from the coding sequence ATGAAGCATGTTCTTCTGACCATCCTGTGCATCTGCGCCGTGCTCGTCATCCCCGCCTTCGCACAAGACACACCATCGCAGCCGAAGCAGGGATTGGCACAGCCCCTGGCCTTTAAGCCGTGGACGGGGGACCTCGACGGGATGATCAAGCGCCGCGTGATTCGTGTCCTGGTTGCGCCGTCCCGCACGTCGTACTGGCTCAATGGCGCCCGTCAGACCGGCGTCGAATATGAACTCCTCAAGGCCTTCGAGAAAGAAATCAACGAAAAATACAAGACGCAGGGAAAGCATATCCGTACGTTTGTGACCATTATCCCGACGAGGCACGACCAGCTGATATCGGGGCTGTTGGAAGGCCGCGGCGATATCGCGGCCGGTATCCTGACGCTCACGCCGGAACGCCTCGAACAGGTCGATTTCGGTGAGCCGTTCTTCCGCGGCGTCAAACAAATCGTGGTGACGGGACCGGCGTCGCCCGAACTGGCATCTCTCGACGATCTTTCCGGCAAGGAAGTGTTCGTCCGCAAATCGTCAAGCTACTGGACTCATCTCGAAGATCTCAACGAGCGTTTCGCGAAAGAGCAGAAGCCACCGGTCATCCTCAAAGCCGCGCCGGAAGATCTGCAGGACGACGATCTGCTGGAAATGGTCCATGCGGGACTCGTCGGCACCATCGTCGTCAACCGGTATCAGGCATTGCTGTGGGCAAAAGTGTTCAAGAAGCTCAAGCCCCGGGAAGACCTGGTGGTGCACAAGGGAGGCGACATCGCCTGGATGATCCGCAAAGACAGTCCGAAGCTGAAAGCGGAGATCGCCACATTCGCGAAGAACTATGGCCAGAAAACCGACTTCGGAAAGGCGCTGGTCAAGAAGTACACCGGCAGCCCACGGGTCGTAAAGCCCGCGACGTCGGCCGGCGAGATCAAGAAGTACCAGGCGACAGTCGAGTTCTTTCGAAAATACGGAGCCCAGTACGGCATGGACTATCTGCTCATGATGGCACAGGGCTATCAGGAATCCCTGCTCGATCAGGATGCCAAGAGCGATGTCGGCGCGATCGGCGTGATGCAGCTGATGCCTGCCACCGGCAAGGAGATGAACACCGGCGACATTTCACAGGTGGAACCCAACATCCACGCCGGCGTCAAGTACATCAGCATGATGCGGGACGAGTTCTTCGGAAACGAGCCGATGGACCCACGCAATAAGACCCTCTTTTCATTTGCCGCGTACAACGCCGGGCCAGGCCGCGTCCAGAAACTCCGGAAAGAAGCCGAAAAGCAGGGGCTCGATCCGAACGTCTGGTTCAACAACGTCGAGGTCATCGCCGCGAAACGGATCGGGGAGGAGACGGTGACCTACGTGGCCAACATCTACAAGTACTACGTGGCCTATACGCTGGTCGAGCAACAGCGAGCCGCGGGAGAGAAGGCCCGAAGCGAACTGCAGCAGGACGTTCCCAAGCAATAG
- a CDS encoding OmpA family protein, protein MIARILGVILICGTMLAGCVTKSTHVATLTELEQAQKALTKTAGEFDAYKKQATGQIAGLEADKTKLSTDLLSAQTVAANTQKKNEEDSRMLQAKANDLEQKLQAEKATVTRLQQGGDALAAEKERLEKERAAKEAEIERLTRTQQELSKSLQAEIERGDITIKQVRDRLTINMVEKVLFNSGQAQVKPAGLKILTQVSDVLKNVTDKQIRIEGHTDNVPIGVKIRDKFPTNWELSTARATNVVRFFIERGGVNRESLEAVGFADTRPVASNDMEEGRTENRRIEIVLYPRDLSQVVGEVKP, encoded by the coding sequence ATGATAGCTAGAATCTTGGGGGTCATCTTAATATGCGGGACGATGTTGGCGGGGTGCGTCACGAAAAGCACCCATGTGGCGACTCTGACGGAGCTCGAACAGGCACAGAAGGCCTTAACCAAGACGGCGGGGGAGTTCGATGCCTATAAGAAGCAAGCAACAGGGCAGATAGCCGGGCTTGAGGCGGACAAGACCAAGCTCTCGACTGATCTGCTGTCTGCTCAGACGGTCGCAGCTAATACTCAGAAGAAAAACGAAGAAGATTCGCGCATGCTACAAGCAAAGGCGAATGATCTAGAACAGAAACTGCAGGCCGAGAAGGCTACGGTCACCCGGTTACAGCAAGGCGGGGACGCGCTTGCCGCTGAGAAGGAGCGCCTTGAGAAGGAGCGGGCTGCCAAGGAAGCAGAAATTGAGCGGCTGACCAGAACCCAGCAGGAGTTGAGTAAGTCCCTGCAAGCTGAAATCGAACGTGGTGATATCACGATCAAGCAGGTGCGCGACCGGCTGACGATCAACATGGTCGAAAAGGTGCTATTCAACTCCGGTCAGGCTCAGGTGAAACCGGCTGGGCTGAAAATTCTCACGCAAGTCAGCGATGTCCTCAAGAACGTGACCGATAAGCAAATCCGGATCGAGGGGCATACCGACAATGTGCCGATCGGCGTGAAAATCCGGGATAAGTTTCCGACGAATTGGGAGCTGTCTACCGCCCGCGCCACGAATGTCGTGCGATTCTTCATCGAGCGTGGTGGCGTGAATCGGGAAAGCCTTGAGGCGGTCGGCTTTGCGGATACCAGGCCGGTGGCCAGTAACGACATGGAGGAAGGACGGACGGAGAACCGGCGAATCGAAATCGTGCTGTATCCGAGGGATCTCTCCCAGGTTGTTGGAGAGGTGAAGCCATAG
- a CDS encoding alpha-amylase, with product MKAWSRYPVIYEINTWVWLSELSRTHRRPVTLATVPDQEWDALAAHDFDAVWFMGVWERSPAGIAISMKNGGLLEDFRRALPDFSSEDNVGSPYCVRRYVVDQHLGGPAGLAAARKKLADRGMRLILDFVPNHVAPDHPWVTEHPDYFIQGSTDDLARKPGEFFQAGGKVLALGRDPYFAPWPDVAQLNGFHPGLREAIIETVGSIAGQCDGMRCDMAMLLMTPIFERTWGHRAGPHPEKEYWPEVIQGVRKRYPDVLFIAEAYWDKEWELQQQGFDYCYDKRLYDRLEHDPAEQVRLHLCADLAYQEKLVRFIENHDEPRAAATFSSEKERAAAITASTLQGARLFHEGQFEGRRVRLPVFLRRRPEEVPDKSLQEFYKSLLQALRSKDLREGEWSLCERTGWPDNDSYLNVVAWSWHQGADRHLIVVNLSGVRSQTMVRLPWGDLAGRSWRLSDPLQKAVYDRAGDDLQTAGFYADLQPWSYHVLHCERS from the coding sequence ATGAAAGCCTGGAGCAGATATCCCGTCATCTATGAGATCAACACCTGGGTCTGGCTGAGTGAGTTGAGCCGGACACACCGGAGGCCCGTGACCCTGGCCACGGTGCCAGATCAGGAATGGGATGCCCTTGCCGCTCACGACTTCGACGCCGTCTGGTTCATGGGCGTATGGGAACGGAGCCCTGCCGGCATCGCCATTTCGATGAAGAACGGGGGGCTGCTGGAGGATTTCAGGAGAGCCCTCCCTGACTTTTCGTCGGAGGACAATGTCGGTTCGCCCTATTGCGTGCGGCGCTATGTCGTCGACCAGCACCTGGGAGGGCCGGCAGGGCTTGCCGCCGCCAGAAAAAAGCTGGCCGACCGGGGCATGCGACTGATACTGGATTTCGTCCCGAACCACGTGGCGCCGGATCATCCCTGGGTCACGGAGCATCCGGACTATTTCATCCAGGGCAGCACCGACGATCTGGCCCGGAAGCCTGGCGAGTTTTTCCAGGCCGGTGGTAAGGTCCTGGCCCTGGGGAGAGATCCGTACTTTGCGCCCTGGCCTGATGTGGCGCAGCTCAACGGGTTTCATCCGGGATTGCGCGAGGCCATCATCGAGACCGTGGGATCGATTGCCGGGCAATGCGACGGCATGCGCTGCGATATGGCGATGCTGCTCATGACGCCCATCTTCGAGCGCACGTGGGGGCACCGTGCCGGGCCACATCCGGAGAAAGAATATTGGCCGGAGGTGATCCAGGGGGTGCGGAAGCGTTACCCCGATGTTCTCTTTATCGCTGAGGCCTATTGGGATAAGGAATGGGAGCTGCAGCAACAGGGGTTCGACTACTGCTACGACAAACGGCTGTACGACCGGCTGGAACACGACCCTGCGGAACAGGTCCGGCTCCATCTGTGCGCCGACCTGGCGTACCAGGAGAAACTGGTCCGGTTCATCGAGAACCACGACGAGCCGCGCGCCGCAGCGACGTTCTCTTCGGAGAAAGAGCGAGCGGCCGCGATTACGGCGTCAACCCTGCAAGGAGCCAGACTGTTTCACGAAGGGCAGTTCGAAGGACGCCGCGTGAGACTCCCGGTGTTCCTGCGTCGCCGTCCCGAGGAAGTCCCGGACAAGAGTCTCCAGGAATTCTATAAGTCCCTTCTTCAAGCTCTCAGGAGCAAAGATCTCAGGGAAGGGGAGTGGTCATTGTGCGAACGGACCGGCTGGCCGGACAATGACAGCTACCTGAATGTGGTTGCCTGGAGCTGGCATCAGGGGGCAGACCGCCACCTGATCGTCGTGAATCTTTCAGGGGTCCGTTCCCAGACGATGGTCAGGCTGCCGTGGGGAGATCTCGCCGGCCGTTCCTGGCGGTTGAGCGATCCGCTGCAGAAGGCAGTCTATGATCGAGCGGGCGACGACCTTCAAACGGCGGGCTTTTACGCGGACCTGCAGCCCTGGAGCTATCACGTCCTTCACTGCGAGCGCAGTTGA
- the ydiK gene encoding AI-2E family transporter YdiK: protein MAERQFDLTRDTLAVVFLFVLIGASVWILLPFLTAAVWATMIVVATWPLLLMLQRWLLGRRWLAVTAMTLLLLTIFLLPFLFAIGTFIENFKEITAWTTSLATFTVPPPPDWLGKIPLVGTKAASQWQQIAELSREELATRLSPYLGGVLQWVAAQIGGLGMLLGQIILTVLISAVLYATGESAGAMALRFGARLAEEQGEQAIRLAGQAIYGVALGVVLTALVHAVLAGIGLAIVGVPFAVMLTALMFFLGIVEIGPGPVLICAVGWLYWTGDTTWGTVLLVWTLLVSPVDNILRPILIKKGADLPLLLIIAGVIGGMFAFGLIGIFVGPVILAVAYTLFTAWINRDGAIPKNREA from the coding sequence ATGGCAGAACGGCAATTTGATCTCACCCGCGACACCCTCGCGGTCGTGTTCCTGTTCGTGTTGATCGGAGCCTCTGTCTGGATCCTCTTGCCGTTTCTCACCGCGGCCGTGTGGGCGACCATGATCGTGGTCGCTACCTGGCCCCTGCTCTTGATGCTCCAACGCTGGCTGCTGGGGCGGCGGTGGCTCGCCGTGACGGCAATGACGCTCCTGTTGCTGACAATCTTCCTTCTGCCGTTCTTGTTCGCCATCGGCACCTTCATAGAAAACTTCAAGGAGATTACCGCTTGGACGACCTCGCTCGCCACGTTCACGGTACCTCCGCCGCCAGACTGGCTGGGCAAGATCCCGCTGGTCGGTACGAAAGCGGCGTCGCAGTGGCAGCAAATTGCCGAGCTGAGCCGTGAGGAACTGGCGACGCGCCTGTCACCATACCTGGGCGGCGTCTTGCAATGGGTCGCTGCGCAGATCGGGGGGCTCGGCATGTTGCTGGGCCAAATCATCTTGACCGTGCTCATCTCGGCCGTGCTTTACGCTACGGGAGAGTCTGCCGGTGCGATGGCCCTGCGGTTCGGCGCTCGGCTGGCAGAGGAACAGGGAGAGCAGGCCATCCGCCTGGCCGGTCAGGCGATCTACGGGGTGGCGTTGGGGGTAGTGTTAACGGCGTTAGTGCATGCCGTGCTCGCCGGGATCGGCCTGGCGATCGTCGGCGTGCCGTTCGCCGTGATGTTGACCGCGCTGATGTTTTTTTTAGGGATCGTGGAAATCGGGCCTGGTCCCGTGCTGATCTGCGCGGTCGGGTGGCTCTACTGGACTGGCGACACCACGTGGGGGACCGTGTTGCTGGTGTGGACCCTGCTCGTCTCCCCTGTCGATAATATTCTACGACCCATTCTGATTAAGAAAGGGGCGGACCTCCCGCTGTTGCTGATCATCGCCGGTGTGATCGGGGGGATGTTCGCCTTCGGGCTCATCGGGATTTTTGTCGGTCCGGTGATCCTTGCGGTGGCCTACACGCTGTTCACGGCCTGGATCAACCGGGACGGGGCAATTCCCAAGAACCGTGAAGCGTGA
- a CDS encoding glucosidase translates to MADSAKGVQAQKINDESRRLQEARDGKEAWKKWGPYLSERQWGTVREDYSPNGDAWNFFTHDQARSRAYRWGEDGLAGVSDAQQHLCFALALWNGKDPILKERLFGLTNSEGNHGEDVKEYYFYLDSTPTHSYMKYLYKYPQAAFPYADLVETNRRRSRNEMEYELLDTGVFKDDRYFDVFVEYAKDGPDDMLVQITAVNRGPEQAELHLLPTLWFRNDWAFWIAPANRAAGRPHLKQITPPQSPPYQGGAQGGITAIEAQHSTLGTYYLYCDGEAPLLFCDNTTNNDRLFPGQPNTSLYSKDGINDAVVQGRQKAVNPEQQGTKASAHYRQMVGPGQSMTVRVRLTNQASTVPFGPAFARTVAARLKEADEFYRSVTPPSASPDAANVMRQALAGMLWSKQFFFFDGDSWLEEHHSNPLHAGYQASRNSEWFHMVNKDIISMPDKWEYPWYAAWDLAFHTVPLAIVDSDFAKEQMQLMFHGLYLHPNGQIPAYEWNFSDVNPPVHAFATLFLHRAEQALGREMDVEFLKSSFNKLLLNFTWWVNRKDRFGKNVFEGGFLGLDNIGIFDRSAPLPTGGHLEQADGTAWMALFSQNMGELAVELVPHDPAYEEMATKFVEHFLYIAAGMNKSGPEGMWDEEDGFYYDMLRLPDGSAQRLKVRSMVGLLPLCATSVTEAWQRERIPNTTAAFRARARQMPEVMKSIHPTGPGHFGVNERGILALINQDRLRRILTKMLDEHEFLSPYGIRSLSKFHEQHPYILHVGGQEFRVDYLPAESNTGMFGGNSNWRGPVWMPVNAMIIRALHNFYLYYGDNFTIECPTGSGKMMNLFEVAKDIADRLSRIFLRDEQGKRPVYGGTEKFQSDPHWRDHVLFYEYFHGDNGAGLGASHQTGWTGVVARMIQMYGLMDAQRALEGGKRAVFMKKNERNL, encoded by the coding sequence ATGGCCGACTCAGCAAAAGGTGTCCAAGCTCAGAAGATCAACGACGAATCTCGCCGCCTCCAGGAGGCGCGCGACGGCAAGGAGGCATGGAAGAAATGGGGCCCCTACCTGAGCGAGCGCCAGTGGGGCACGGTGCGGGAAGACTATAGCCCTAACGGGGACGCCTGGAATTTCTTCACCCACGATCAGGCCCGCTCGCGCGCCTATCGCTGGGGCGAGGACGGTCTCGCCGGGGTCTCCGATGCCCAACAGCACCTCTGCTTTGCGCTGGCCCTCTGGAATGGGAAAGATCCAATCCTCAAAGAACGGCTCTTCGGGCTCACGAACAGCGAAGGCAACCACGGCGAGGACGTGAAAGAATATTACTTCTACCTCGACAGCACGCCGACACATTCCTACATGAAGTACCTCTACAAGTATCCGCAGGCAGCGTTCCCCTATGCCGATCTGGTGGAGACGAACCGCCGGCGCTCCCGGAATGAAATGGAGTATGAACTGCTCGATACCGGCGTGTTCAAGGACGACCGCTACTTCGACGTCTTCGTAGAATATGCCAAAGACGGCCCGGATGACATGCTGGTACAGATCACTGCGGTCAACCGGGGGCCGGAGCAGGCCGAGCTGCATCTGTTGCCGACTCTGTGGTTTCGCAACGACTGGGCATTTTGGATTGCCCCAGCCAACAGGGCGGCCGGGAGGCCACACCTCAAACAGATCACCCCCCCTCAATCCCCCCCTTACCAAGGGGGGGCACAGGGGGGTATCACTGCGATAGAGGCGCAGCATTCTACCCTGGGCACGTACTATCTGTACTGCGACGGCGAGGCGCCGCTGCTCTTTTGCGATAACACCACGAACAACGACCGGCTCTTTCCCGGCCAGCCCAATACCAGTCTCTACTCCAAGGACGGGATCAATGATGCGGTGGTGCAGGGTCGCCAGAAGGCGGTGAATCCTGAACAGCAGGGCACGAAGGCCTCGGCGCACTACCGGCAGATGGTGGGGCCCGGCCAATCGATGACGGTGCGAGTGCGCCTCACGAACCAGGCCTCTACCGTCCCCTTCGGGCCGGCGTTTGCCAGGACCGTTGCGGCCCGCCTCAAGGAGGCGGACGAATTCTACCGCTCCGTCACCCCGCCGTCCGCCTCCCCGGACGCAGCCAACGTGATGCGCCAGGCTCTCGCCGGTATGCTGTGGAGCAAGCAGTTCTTCTTCTTCGACGGGGATAGCTGGCTGGAGGAGCACCACTCCAACCCCCTCCATGCCGGCTATCAGGCCTCTCGAAACTCGGAATGGTTCCATATGGTCAACAAGGACATCATCTCGATGCCGGACAAGTGGGAATACCCCTGGTACGCGGCCTGGGACCTGGCCTTCCACACGGTCCCGCTTGCGATTGTGGACTCGGACTTCGCGAAAGAGCAGATGCAACTGATGTTTCATGGGCTCTACCTGCACCCCAACGGGCAGATTCCCGCCTATGAATGGAACTTCAGCGACGTGAACCCCCCGGTCCACGCCTTTGCGACCCTCTTCCTCCACCGCGCCGAGCAGGCCCTTGGCCGCGAGATGGACGTAGAATTTCTCAAGTCGTCCTTCAACAAGCTCTTGCTGAACTTCACCTGGTGGGTGAACCGCAAGGACCGGTTCGGCAAGAACGTGTTCGAAGGCGGGTTCCTCGGTCTCGACAACATCGGCATCTTCGACCGGAGCGCTCCGCTGCCTACCGGTGGCCACCTGGAGCAGGCGGACGGCACAGCCTGGATGGCCCTGTTTAGCCAGAACATGGGCGAGCTGGCAGTGGAACTGGTGCCCCACGACCCAGCCTACGAAGAAATGGCGACGAAATTCGTCGAGCACTTCCTCTATATCGCCGCGGGGATGAACAAGTCAGGACCGGAGGGCATGTGGGACGAAGAGGACGGCTTCTACTACGATATGCTGCGGCTGCCGGACGGCAGCGCGCAGCGGCTCAAAGTGCGTTCGATGGTGGGACTGCTGCCTTTGTGCGCCACCTCGGTGACCGAGGCGTGGCAGCGGGAACGCATTCCGAATACGACCGCCGCGTTTCGGGCCCGTGCCCGCCAGATGCCTGAGGTAATGAAGTCCATCCACCCCACCGGCCCGGGGCATTTTGGAGTGAACGAGCGAGGTATCCTGGCCCTGATCAACCAGGATCGGCTGCGCCGGATCCTCACCAAAATGCTTGACGAGCACGAGTTCCTGAGCCCCTACGGCATCCGCTCCCTCTCCAAGTTTCACGAGCAGCACCCGTACATTTTGCATGTCGGAGGCCAGGAGTTCCGGGTGGACTACCTGCCGGCTGAGTCGAACACCGGCATGTTCGGCGGCAACTCCAACTGGCGAGGGCCGGTCTGGATGCCGGTGAACGCCATGATCATCCGGGCGCTCCACAATTTCTATCTCTACTACGGCGACAATTTTACAATTGAATGTCCCACCGGGTCCGGCAAGATGATGAACCTCTTCGAGGTCGCCAAGGACATCGCGGATCGGCTGAGCCGGATCTTTTTGCGTGATGAACAGGGCAAGCGGCCTGTGTATGGCGGGACGGAGAAGTTCCAGTCCGATCCCCACTGGCGCGACCACGTTCTGTTCTATGAATATTTTCACGGCGACAACGGGGCGGGCCTGGGCGCGAGCCACCAGACAGGCTGGACCGGGGTCGTGGCGAGAATGATCCAGATGTATGGGTTGATGGACGCCCAGCGGGCCCTGGAAGGGGGCAAGCGGGCTGTGTTCATGAAAAAGAACGAAAGGAACCTATGA
- the ppk2 gene encoding polyphosphate kinase 2, with amino-acid sequence MSKDKGQEDKGHSKLKRKEYEKELRKLQAELCHLQAWVKAKGLKVMVVFEGRDGAGKGGTIRAITERVSPRIFRVVALPAPSDREKTQMYIQRYMAHFPAAGEIVIWDRSWYNRVGVEHVMGFCTKEQYEGFLEHAPIVEGYITRAGIILIKYWLEVGNEEQERRFEARVEDPLRQWKLSPMDLPSRERWYDYSRARDRMLEATDSKHAPWYLVHSDDKKRARLNVMTHLLSLIPYEKLPREKIKIPKRSNKGKYDDEATLKGKRFIPEKY; translated from the coding sequence ATGTCAAAAGACAAGGGGCAGGAAGACAAGGGTCACTCTAAACTGAAGCGCAAAGAATACGAGAAGGAGCTGCGCAAGCTGCAGGCCGAGCTCTGCCACCTTCAGGCCTGGGTGAAAGCCAAAGGCCTGAAAGTGATGGTGGTATTCGAGGGCCGCGACGGCGCCGGGAAGGGCGGCACGATTCGCGCCATCACGGAGCGTGTGAGTCCGCGCATATTCCGCGTCGTGGCGCTCCCTGCGCCCTCCGACCGCGAGAAGACCCAGATGTATATTCAGCGTTACATGGCGCATTTCCCGGCGGCCGGCGAAATCGTCATTTGGGACCGCAGTTGGTACAATCGCGTCGGGGTCGAACATGTCATGGGCTTTTGCACCAAAGAACAGTACGAAGGCTTTCTCGAACATGCCCCGATCGTCGAAGGGTATATCACGAGGGCAGGGATCATCCTGATCAAGTACTGGCTCGAAGTGGGCAACGAGGAGCAGGAGCGTCGGTTCGAGGCCCGAGTCGAAGATCCATTGCGCCAGTGGAAGCTCAGCCCCATGGACTTGCCGTCACGCGAGAGGTGGTACGACTACTCCCGCGCACGCGACCGGATGCTGGAGGCCACGGACTCGAAGCATGCGCCGTGGTATCTCGTGCACTCGGATGACAAAAAGCGCGCGCGCCTCAACGTCATGACCCATTTGTTGTCGCTGATTCCCTATGAAAAGCTGCCACGTGAAAAAATAAAGATACCCAAGCGATCGAACAAAGGCAAATACGATGACGAGGCGACGTTGAAGGGCAAACGGTTTATCCCGGAGAAATATTGA